From one Streptomyces sp. R41 genomic stretch:
- a CDS encoding MATE family efflux transporter: MNVHRKQLISLAHPVYFSLLASVAAGIINTVWVSRLGGAAVAAVAVATNTENVLLGVALVFASGTTVLVSHARGARDPGAVRAAVRGGWALCAAVTPVVAVGGYLLREPLARLVLGGDGRALALAVAYFAISLPGIAVFFAQNLVDGILKGTGDTRTPMRLALLANGLILGLDPLLIHAYGVEGAAASTVLCRCVALAVGLRALRGNELLREAAAVPPSETTGAALRRTLTTGLPMSADFTVRQGGALVLVAIVARLGVTAVAAYSIAYKVMYIATMAFYSVRQAASIHTAHTRGAGGDERGAIGRQAVLVSGAVGVLAASLLGLLAPWIMRAFGAGPGVAHEGVLFLRCVGPYLLLMACFIALGGVFEGSGGAPLLLRVTVVGTAVQLPLAYALSGFGLPGICLALALSMTVQCAALLVWVRRQEDARLSLVRAA; this comes from the coding sequence GTGAACGTCCACCGAAAGCAGCTCATATCTCTCGCCCACCCCGTGTACTTCTCCCTGCTCGCCTCCGTCGCCGCCGGGATCATCAACACCGTCTGGGTCTCCCGGCTCGGCGGAGCCGCCGTGGCCGCCGTCGCGGTCGCGACCAACACCGAGAACGTGCTCCTCGGCGTCGCCCTGGTCTTCGCCTCCGGGACGACGGTCCTGGTCTCGCACGCCAGGGGCGCACGGGATCCGGGGGCGGTCCGGGCGGCCGTACGCGGAGGATGGGCGCTGTGCGCGGCGGTCACGCCGGTGGTCGCGGTGGGCGGGTATCTGCTGCGGGAGCCGCTGGCCCGGCTCGTGCTGGGCGGTGACGGGCGAGCCCTGGCGCTCGCCGTCGCCTACTTCGCGATCTCCCTGCCGGGCATCGCCGTCTTCTTCGCGCAGAACCTCGTCGACGGGATCCTGAAGGGCACCGGCGACACCCGCACCCCGATGCGGCTCGCCCTGCTGGCCAACGGACTGATCCTCGGGCTCGACCCGCTGCTCATCCACGCGTACGGCGTCGAGGGCGCCGCCGCCTCCACGGTGCTGTGCCGCTGTGTGGCCCTGGCCGTGGGGCTGCGCGCGCTGCGTGGGAACGAGCTGCTGCGGGAGGCGGCGGCCGTCCCGCCCTCGGAGACCACCGGTGCGGCGCTGCGCCGGACCCTCACGACCGGGCTGCCGATGTCCGCCGACTTCACCGTGCGGCAGGGCGGGGCGCTGGTCCTGGTCGCGATCGTGGCCCGGCTCGGGGTGACGGCCGTGGCCGCGTACTCGATCGCGTACAAGGTCATGTACATCGCGACCATGGCCTTCTACTCGGTACGGCAGGCCGCCTCGATCCACACCGCGCACACGCGGGGCGCGGGCGGGGACGAGCGGGGCGCCATCGGGCGACAGGCCGTGCTCGTCTCGGGAGCGGTCGGCGTGCTCGCCGCCTCCCTGCTCGGTCTCCTCGCCCCCTGGATCATGCGTGCCTTCGGCGCCGGACCCGGGGTCGCGCACGAGGGCGTGCTGTTCCTGCGCTGCGTCGGGCCCTACCTGCTGCTGATGGCCTGCTTCATCGCGCTCGGCGGGGTCTTCGAGGGGAGCGGGGGAGCGCCGCTGCTGCTCCGGGTGACCGTGGTCGGTACGGCGGTCCAACTCCCGCTCGCCTACGCCCTGTCGGGGTTCGGGCTGCCCGGGATCTGCCTCGCCCTCGCGCTGTCCATGACGGTGCAGTGCGCCGCGCTCCTGGTGTGGGTCAGGCGTCAGGAGGACGCCAGGCTCTCCTTGGTGCGGGCGGCCTGA
- a CDS encoding PadR family transcriptional regulator, whose protein sequence is MLELSILGFLFEEPLHGYELKERIKALSGHVRPVSDGALYPAITRLVAAGKLDQHTEPGSSAAPRRILSLTDKGREELLERLRHPKQAEITDHVRFNTLLAFLRHLPDPREQAAVLRRRQEFLQTPASFFYRDGEPVRAEETDDLFRQGMLRVARATGEAERKWLAEAIAQLDRRS, encoded by the coding sequence ATGCTGGAGCTGTCGATCCTCGGCTTCCTCTTCGAGGAGCCCTTGCACGGCTACGAGCTGAAGGAGCGCATCAAGGCCCTCAGCGGCCATGTCCGCCCGGTCAGCGACGGCGCGCTCTACCCCGCGATCACCCGCCTCGTCGCCGCGGGAAAGCTGGACCAGCACACCGAGCCGGGCAGCAGCGCGGCCCCGCGCCGCATCCTGTCGCTCACCGACAAGGGCCGCGAGGAACTCCTGGAGCGGCTGCGTCACCCCAAGCAGGCCGAGATCACCGACCACGTGCGCTTCAACACGCTGCTGGCGTTCCTGCGCCACCTCCCCGACCCCCGGGAGCAGGCCGCGGTCCTGCGCCGCCGCCAGGAGTTCCTTCAGACGCCCGCGAGCTTCTTCTACCGGGACGGCGAACCCGTACGGGCGGAGGAGACGGACGACCTCTTCCGGCAGGGCATGCTGCGGGTCGCTCGGGCGACGGGCGAGGCGGAGCGGAAGTGGCTCGCGGAAGCGATCGCCCAGCTCGATCGGCGGAGTTGA
- a CDS encoding NlpC/P60 family protein — protein MGSHRRLAPSGFDRGAGAAGFAVCVMSAAAAALGALPAAAAPQEDTRAEVDRLYAQAEKATEAYNKADERADSLRKEVGTAQDEIARQQERVNTMRDALGSLAGAQYRTGGLDASLALLFADDPGDYLDKAAALDRITVYQAGELKDLQLAMRDLAQKREEATGKLAELERSRKAVAQNKRIVERKLAKAQQLLNSLPDAVRDAYDRASRSARADMPDLGGVVPSSARAAAAVAAARSALGRPYVWGANGPGGFDCSGLVQWSYAQVGVGLPRTSQAQQYAGHQVPLSQAQPGDLVTYRSDASHIAMYMGNGQVIHAPYPGAPVRYDPVGMMPIASVTRV, from the coding sequence GTGGGGTCCCATCGCCGCCTTGCACCGTCCGGCTTCGACCGGGGCGCCGGCGCCGCCGGTTTCGCCGTCTGCGTGATGTCCGCCGCGGCCGCGGCACTCGGCGCCCTGCCGGCCGCCGCAGCACCGCAGGAAGACACCCGGGCCGAGGTGGACCGCCTGTACGCACAGGCGGAGAAGGCCACCGAGGCGTACAACAAGGCCGACGAGCGCGCCGACTCGCTGCGCAAGGAAGTCGGCACGGCACAGGACGAGATCGCCCGGCAGCAGGAGCGCGTCAACACCATGCGGGACGCGCTCGGTTCGCTCGCCGGAGCCCAGTACCGGACCGGTGGCCTCGACGCCTCGCTCGCGCTGCTGTTCGCCGACGACCCGGGCGACTACCTCGACAAGGCCGCCGCCCTTGACCGGATCACCGTGTACCAGGCCGGTGAACTCAAGGACCTCCAGCTCGCCATGCGCGACCTCGCCCAGAAACGCGAGGAGGCCACCGGCAAACTCGCGGAGCTGGAGCGCAGCCGCAAGGCCGTCGCCCAGAACAAGCGGATCGTCGAGCGGAAACTGGCCAAGGCGCAGCAGCTGCTCAACTCGCTGCCGGACGCCGTGCGTGACGCCTACGACCGGGCGTCGCGTTCCGCGCGCGCCGACATGCCCGACCTCGGGGGCGTCGTCCCCTCCTCGGCCCGGGCGGCCGCCGCCGTCGCCGCGGCCCGCTCGGCGCTCGGCCGCCCCTACGTGTGGGGTGCCAACGGGCCCGGCGGCTTCGACTGTTCGGGCCTCGTGCAGTGGTCGTACGCGCAGGTCGGAGTCGGTCTGCCGCGCACCTCGCAGGCCCAGCAGTACGCCGGACACCAGGTACCGCTCTCCCAGGCGCAGCCCGGCGACCTGGTCACCTACCGCTCGGACGCGAGCCACATCGCGATGTACATGGGCAACGGCCAGGTGATCCACGCGCCCTACCCGGGCGCCCCGGTGCGTTACGACCCGGTGGGCATGATGCCGATCGCGTCCGTGACGCGGGTCTGA
- a CDS encoding NlpC/P60 family protein, giving the protein MASHRRPKQPSRTRVTVLTTAAAAAVALSANVANAAPSEKPSKDEVKAKVDKLYEEAEKATEKLDGAKEKQAKLQKEISALQDNVARGQEELNELRDGLGSMASAQYRTGGIDPSVALFLSSDPDSYLDKASTMDQLSAQQVEALKKVQEKQRSLAQQRKEASDKLKDLADTRAELAKKKKEVQAKLGSAQKLLNTLTAKEKAALAAAEQERATRASERVDLGNSKGSGRAGAAFSAAQSKIGSPYVYGASGPSSFDCSGLTSWAYAQAGVSIPRTSEAQANAGTRIYSQSALQVGDLVIFYGDYHHVGLYAGNGQVLHAPHTGAVVRYESIGNMPFQFGVRI; this is encoded by the coding sequence GTGGCGTCCCACCGTCGACCCAAGCAGCCGAGCCGCACCCGTGTGACCGTGCTCACCACCGCCGCCGCAGCTGCCGTGGCCCTCAGCGCGAACGTCGCCAACGCCGCGCCGAGCGAGAAGCCGAGCAAGGACGAGGTCAAGGCCAAGGTCGACAAGCTCTACGAGGAGGCCGAGAAGGCCACCGAGAAGCTCGACGGGGCCAAGGAGAAGCAGGCGAAGCTGCAGAAGGAGATCAGCGCCCTTCAGGACAACGTCGCCCGCGGCCAGGAAGAGCTCAACGAGCTGCGCGACGGCCTCGGTTCGATGGCCAGCGCCCAGTACCGCACCGGAGGCATCGACCCCTCCGTGGCCCTCTTCCTCTCCTCCGACCCGGACAGCTACCTCGACAAGGCGTCCACGATGGACCAGCTGAGCGCTCAGCAGGTCGAGGCGCTCAAGAAGGTCCAGGAGAAGCAGCGTTCGCTCGCCCAGCAGCGCAAGGAAGCCTCCGACAAGCTCAAGGACCTCGCCGACACCCGGGCGGAGCTGGCCAAGAAGAAGAAGGAAGTCCAGGCCAAGCTCGGCTCGGCCCAGAAGCTCCTCAACACCCTGACGGCCAAGGAGAAGGCGGCCCTCGCGGCCGCCGAGCAGGAGCGCGCCACCCGGGCCAGCGAGCGCGTCGACCTCGGCAACAGCAAGGGCTCCGGGCGCGCCGGGGCCGCATTCTCCGCCGCGCAGAGCAAGATCGGCTCGCCGTACGTCTACGGCGCCTCCGGCCCCAGCTCCTTCGACTGCTCGGGCCTCACCTCGTGGGCGTACGCCCAGGCCGGTGTCTCCATACCCCGGACCTCGGAGGCGCAGGCCAACGCCGGTACGCGCATCTACTCGCAGAGCGCCCTGCAGGTCGGCGACCTGGTCATCTTCTACGGCGACTACCACCACGTCGGCCTCTACGCGGGCAACGGCCAGGTGCTGCACGCCCCGCACACCGGCGCGGTCGTCCGCTACGAGTCGATCGGCAACATGCCCTTCCAGTTCGGCGTCCGGATCTGA
- a CDS encoding NYN domain-containing protein, whose translation MVETTGGEPDDGTAEVLDRPLPDGVRRRVVQIVSDGFGGLTVAELPVQLRQYARFAPNRRAKFAGNAMAAALETDPLFRQRIAEKLREAQPELTGALDSGAPPPAADPLDVAAAAYVLRPAGWVKLVTAAGEEALRADAERAGEESRAELERLREELAEARGQTKAETERLRTDLESAKKEAESLHRKLRGALSDVKRGEAALRKLRAEMDAVRAEGQIQVSAAESETRRLKARLGEAEAALEATRRAAREGRSVEDMRVRLLLDTVLEATQGLRRELALPPVSVRPAETVDAVEPGRMTPKDIAARALSENDPAILDQLLALPQAHLVVDGYNVTKTGYPQMPLEKQRLRLLGQLSQLAAQTGAEVTCVFDGAELAAPVLLAPPRGVRVLFSKPGVTADELIRQLVRAEPPGRPVIVVSTDREVADGIAKAGARPVASAVLLKRFSRG comes from the coding sequence ATGGTGGAGACCACAGGCGGGGAGCCGGACGACGGCACCGCTGAGGTGCTCGACCGTCCGCTGCCCGATGGTGTGCGCAGAAGAGTCGTCCAGATTGTTTCGGACGGGTTCGGCGGGTTGACCGTCGCCGAACTTCCTGTCCAATTGCGGCAGTACGCCCGGTTCGCTCCTAATCGCCGGGCCAAGTTCGCCGGTAACGCCATGGCCGCGGCTCTGGAGACCGACCCGCTGTTCAGACAGCGCATCGCCGAGAAGCTGAGAGAGGCTCAGCCGGAGCTCACCGGTGCCCTCGACTCGGGCGCGCCGCCCCCGGCCGCGGATCCGCTGGACGTGGCGGCCGCGGCCTATGTGCTGCGCCCCGCGGGCTGGGTGAAGCTGGTGACCGCCGCGGGCGAGGAGGCCCTGCGGGCGGACGCCGAGCGGGCCGGCGAGGAGAGCCGGGCCGAGCTGGAGCGGCTGCGCGAGGAGCTCGCGGAGGCCCGCGGCCAGACGAAGGCCGAGACCGAACGGCTGCGCACGGACCTGGAGTCGGCGAAGAAGGAAGCCGAATCGCTTCACCGCAAACTGCGCGGCGCCCTCAGTGACGTCAAGCGCGGCGAGGCGGCGCTGCGCAAGCTCCGGGCCGAGATGGACGCCGTACGGGCCGAGGGGCAGATCCAGGTGTCCGCCGCCGAGAGCGAGACCCGGCGGCTCAAGGCGCGGCTGGGGGAGGCCGAGGCGGCCCTGGAGGCGACGCGGCGCGCGGCGCGCGAGGGGCGCAGCGTCGAGGACATGCGGGTACGGCTGCTGCTCGACACCGTGCTGGAGGCCACTCAGGGGCTGCGGCGCGAACTCGCCCTGCCGCCCGTGTCGGTGCGGCCGGCGGAGACCGTCGATGCGGTCGAACCGGGACGGATGACACCAAAAGACATCGCCGCCCGCGCCCTGTCCGAAAACGACCCGGCGATCCTCGACCAGCTGCTCGCGCTGCCGCAGGCGCATCTGGTGGTCGACGGCTACAACGTCACCAAGACCGGCTATCCGCAGATGCCGCTCGAGAAGCAGCGTCTGAGGCTGCTCGGGCAGCTCTCGCAGCTCGCCGCGCAGACCGGTGCCGAGGTGACGTGCGTCTTCGACGGGGCCGAGCTGGCCGCGCCCGTGCTGCTCGCGCCGCCGCGCGGGGTGCGGGTGCTGTTCTCCAAGCCCGGTGTCACCGCTGACGAGTTGATCCGTCAGCTGGTCCGCGCCGAGCCGCCCGGGCGGCCGGTCATCGTGGTCTCCACCGACCGTGAGGTGGCCGACGGCATCGCCAAGGCGGGTGCGCGGCCGGTCGCTTCGGCGGTGCTCCTCAAGCGCTTTTCGCGCGGTTGA
- a CDS encoding rhomboid family intramembrane serine protease: MISKWTTTVGRAMRGQSAPVTYGLIALCCLIFVIGPAAGLNPAYGTGDELLVAQRAYFRRWGVLPAELFDGAPREALTPATALFIHGSWLHLLGNMLFFYVFGAMAEERMGHVQFALFYVGCGYLALLGYAAANAESQQSLVGASGAISAILGAFLYLFPKARVTSLFPFLFFLPLRFPAWVVLPFWVTLQWLAAGRDTSGPGVAYLAHLVGFSLGFVFAWVRFGRTTAVSSRGPTPGPPAEQPGQLDRE, encoded by the coding sequence ATGATCAGCAAGTGGACTACGACGGTCGGCAGAGCGATGCGAGGACAGTCGGCGCCGGTGACATACGGCCTGATCGCCCTGTGCTGCCTGATCTTCGTGATCGGCCCGGCGGCGGGCCTCAATCCGGCGTACGGCACCGGAGACGAACTGCTGGTCGCCCAGCGGGCCTACTTCCGGCGCTGGGGCGTGCTGCCCGCCGAACTCTTCGACGGCGCGCCCCGCGAGGCGCTCACCCCGGCCACCGCCCTGTTCATCCACGGCAGCTGGCTCCACCTCCTGGGCAACATGCTCTTCTTCTACGTCTTCGGAGCGATGGCGGAGGAACGCATGGGCCATGTGCAGTTCGCCCTCTTCTACGTGGGCTGCGGCTATCTCGCCCTGCTCGGCTACGCGGCCGCCAACGCCGAGTCGCAGCAGTCCCTGGTCGGCGCCTCCGGAGCGATCTCCGCGATCCTCGGCGCGTTCCTGTACCTGTTCCCCAAGGCCCGGGTGACCAGTCTCTTCCCGTTCCTCTTCTTCCTGCCGCTGCGCTTTCCCGCCTGGGTGGTGCTGCCGTTCTGGGTGACCCTGCAGTGGCTCGCGGCCGGCCGCGACACATCGGGCCCCGGGGTCGCCTATCTGGCCCACCTGGTGGGCTTCTCACTGGGGTTCGTCTTCGCGTGGGTCCGATTCGGCCGTACGACTGCTGTGTCTTCCCGGGGGCCAACCCCCGGACCCCCGGCAGAACAACCTGGCCAACTGGACCGCGAGTAG
- a CDS encoding Lrp/AsnC family transcriptional regulator: MITAIVLIKTSVDRIPEIAESIAALDSVSEVFSVTGTYDLIAMVRVKEHEDLADVIPGRISKIPGVEATDTHVAFRTYSQHDLEAAFAIGLDG, translated from the coding sequence GTGATCACCGCGATCGTCCTCATCAAGACCAGCGTGGACCGGATCCCCGAGATCGCCGAGTCGATCGCCGCGCTGGACAGTGTCAGCGAGGTCTTCTCCGTCACCGGTACGTACGACTTGATCGCCATGGTCCGGGTGAAGGAGCACGAAGACCTGGCGGACGTCATCCCCGGCCGCATCAGCAAGATCCCGGGCGTCGAGGCCACGGACACGCACGTGGCCTTCCGCACGTACTCCCAGCACGACCTGGAAGCGGCGTTCGCCATCGGCCTCGACGGCTAG
- a CDS encoding aminotransferase class V-fold PLP-dependent enzyme: MSVSTTVADQTVCAPLPVLGRDVTVPLVTGGEVTYAALDYAASAPALQRVWDDVAAYAPYYGSVHRGAGYLSQLSTDLFENARKAVAEFLDCRDGDQVVFTRSTTDSLNLLAATLPADCQVFVFETEHHASLLPWRDARVTYLNAPRTPDEAVATLERALADRDPYGPALVCVTGASNVTGELWPVRELAAAAHAHGARIVLDAAQLAPHHPVSVRDLDVDWVAFSGHKLYAPFGSGVLAGRSDWLREAEPYLAGGGASRKVSRREDGGVDVEWHETAARHEAGSPNVIGAYSIASACKALSEAGFDTLVARERHLIDTVRAGLAEVPEVRVLSLFGDDAPRVGVISFVVEGWNSSHFAAALSAEYGIGVRDGLFCAHPLVRTLLGSDPQAQGECGAPEAAPGEKSLNAIRVSFGAGTPDEHVERFVRAVKELVRDGARWQYRTEDGRCVPAV; the protein is encoded by the coding sequence ATGTCTGTCTCCACCACTGTCGCCGACCAGACCGTTTGTGCCCCGCTGCCCGTTCTGGGCAGGGATGTCACCGTCCCGCTCGTCACCGGTGGCGAGGTCACCTACGCCGCCCTCGACTACGCCGCCAGCGCCCCGGCCCTGCAGCGGGTGTGGGACGACGTGGCCGCGTACGCCCCGTACTACGGCAGCGTCCACCGCGGCGCCGGCTACCTCTCGCAGCTGTCCACCGACCTTTTCGAGAACGCCCGCAAGGCCGTCGCCGAGTTCCTCGACTGCCGGGACGGCGACCAGGTCGTCTTCACCCGCTCCACCACCGACTCGCTCAACCTGCTCGCCGCCACGCTTCCGGCTGACTGCCAGGTCTTCGTCTTCGAGACCGAGCACCACGCCTCGCTGCTGCCCTGGCGGGACGCCCGGGTGACGTACCTGAACGCCCCGCGCACGCCCGACGAGGCGGTCGCGACCCTGGAGCGCGCGCTAGCCGATCGCGACCCCTACGGCCCGGCCCTCGTCTGCGTCACCGGCGCGTCCAACGTCACCGGCGAGCTGTGGCCGGTGCGTGAGCTCGCCGCCGCCGCCCATGCACACGGCGCCCGTATCGTCCTCGACGCCGCGCAGCTGGCCCCGCACCACCCGGTGTCCGTCCGTGACCTGGACGTCGACTGGGTCGCCTTCTCCGGTCACAAGCTGTACGCGCCCTTCGGGTCCGGCGTCCTCGCCGGCCGCTCCGACTGGCTGCGCGAGGCCGAGCCGTACCTCGCGGGTGGCGGGGCCAGCCGCAAGGTGTCGCGGCGGGAGGACGGGGGAGTGGACGTGGAGTGGCACGAGACGGCCGCCCGTCATGAGGCCGGGTCCCCGAACGTCATCGGTGCCTACTCGATCGCCTCGGCCTGCAAGGCGCTGAGCGAGGCCGGGTTCGACACGCTGGTCGCCCGGGAGCGGCACCTGATCGACACGGTCCGCGCGGGGCTCGCGGAGGTGCCCGAGGTGCGTGTCCTCTCCCTCTTCGGCGACGACGCCCCGCGCGTCGGGGTCATCTCCTTCGTCGTCGAGGGGTGGAACAGCTCGCACTTCGCCGCCGCGCTCTCCGCCGAGTACGGCATCGGTGTCCGCGACGGGCTCTTCTGCGCCCACCCGCTGGTGCGCACGCTCCTCGGCAGCGATCCGCAGGCCCAGGGCGAGTGCGGTGCGCCCGAGGCCGCGCCGGGCGAGAAGTCCCTCAACGCCATCCGGGTGAGCTTCGGGGCGGGGACGCCCGACGAGCACGTGGAGCGCTTCGTGCGCGCCGTGAAGGAACTGGTCCGGGACGGTGCGCGGTGGCAGTACCGCACGGAGGACGGCCGCTGCGTCCCGGCCGTCTGA
- the trpD gene encoding anthranilate phosphoribosyltransferase, with the protein MSAVNPAGGDIAAGRSWPVVLNGLLDGRDQSADDTAWAMDRILRGEATDAQIAGFVVALRAKGETVEEITGLVRTMYEHANVIEVPGPTVDIVGTGGDGAKTVNISTMSAIVVAGTGAKVVKHGNRAASSASGSSDVLEKLGVNLELSLKRVVEVAEEAGITFCFAVKFHPALRHVAAARGQLGIRTTFNVLGPLTNPARVRAQAVGVADPRMAPIVAGVFAERGNSSLVFRGDDGLDELTTTSTSRVWVVRDGKVTEERFDPRDVGIELVPVEALRGADASYNADVARRLLNGETGPVRDAVLLNAAAALVALSPGEGPLADQLRAGMEKAAHAIDSGAAKKTLDRWVAASNA; encoded by the coding sequence ATGAGCGCTGTGAACCCCGCTGGAGGCGACATCGCGGCGGGCCGTTCCTGGCCCGTGGTACTGAACGGCCTCCTCGACGGACGTGACCAGAGCGCGGACGACACCGCCTGGGCGATGGACCGCATCCTGCGCGGCGAGGCGACCGACGCGCAGATCGCCGGGTTCGTGGTGGCGCTGCGGGCCAAGGGCGAGACCGTCGAGGAGATCACCGGGCTCGTCCGGACGATGTACGAGCACGCGAATGTGATCGAGGTGCCGGGGCCGACCGTCGACATCGTCGGTACGGGCGGCGACGGTGCCAAGACCGTCAACATCTCCACCATGTCGGCGATCGTGGTCGCCGGGACCGGCGCCAAGGTCGTCAAGCACGGCAACCGGGCGGCGTCCTCGGCGTCCGGCTCCTCGGACGTCCTGGAGAAGCTCGGCGTCAACCTCGAGCTGTCCCTGAAGCGGGTCGTCGAGGTGGCCGAGGAGGCCGGGATCACCTTCTGCTTCGCGGTGAAGTTCCATCCGGCGCTGCGTCATGTGGCGGCGGCGCGCGGGCAGTTGGGGATCCGGACGACGTTCAATGTCCTCGGTCCGCTGACGAACCCCGCGCGGGTGAGGGCGCAGGCGGTGGGTGTCGCGGATCCGCGCATGGCGCCCATCGTGGCGGGTGTCTTCGCCGAGCGCGGCAACTCCTCGCTGGTCTTCCGCGGCGACGACGGCCTCGACGAACTGACCACCACGTCGACCTCCAGGGTCTGGGTCGTCCGCGACGGCAAGGTGACCGAGGAGCGCTTCGACCCGCGCGACGTCGGCATCGAGCTCGTCCCGGTGGAGGCCCTGCGCGGCGCCGACGCGTCGTACAACGCGGACGTCGCCCGTCGCCTCCTGAACGGCGAGACCGGGCCCGTACGGGACGCGGTGCTGCTCAACGCGGCGGCGGCGCTCGTGGCCCTGTCGCCGGGCGAGGGGCCGCTCGCGGACCAGCTCCGCGCCGGCATGGAGAAGGCGGCGCACGCCATCGACTCGGGGGCCGCGAAGAAGACCCTCGACCGGTGGGTGGCGGCCAGCAACGCGTAG
- a CDS encoding cytochrome bc complex cytochrome b subunit produces the protein MSTTTTSDSRSREKAPAGERVADWADGRLGIYSLAKANMRKIFPDHWSFMLGEVCLYSFIIIILTGVYLTLFFHPSMNEVVYHGSYVPLQGQLMSEAFNSTLHISFDVRGGLLIRQIHHWAALIFLAGMFVHMMRVFFTGAFRKPREVNWVFGFLLFVLGMFTGFTGYSLPDDLLSGTGVRFMEGAVLSVPIVGTYLSFFLFGGEFPGGDFVARFYSVHVLLLPGIMLGLVVGHLILVFYHKHTQFAGPGKTNNNVVGMPLLPVYMAKAGGFFFLVFGVIAAIAAIASINPIWAIGPYRPDQVSTGAQPDWYMGFSEGLIRVMPGWEVNVWGHTLVLGVFIPLVIFPLVLVSIAVYPFIESWVTGDKREHHILDRPRNVPTRTAFGAAWISWYFVLLVGGGNDLWATHFHLSINSITWFVRIAFFVVPVLVFIATKRICLGLQRRDRDKVLHGRESGIIKRLPHGEFIEVHEPLSQDALHTLTAHEQYKPAEIGPTVDENGVERKVKGTQRLRAKLSKGYYGDNNQIPKPTVEEYKEITSGHGHH, from the coding sequence ATGAGCACTACCACCACCTCCGACTCGCGCTCGCGCGAGAAGGCGCCCGCCGGTGAGCGGGTGGCCGACTGGGCCGACGGCCGCCTGGGGATCTACTCCCTGGCCAAGGCCAACATGCGCAAGATCTTCCCCGACCACTGGTCGTTCATGTTGGGTGAGGTCTGCCTCTACAGCTTCATCATCATCATCCTCACGGGTGTGTATCTGACGCTGTTCTTCCACCCGTCGATGAACGAGGTGGTGTACCACGGCAGCTACGTCCCGCTGCAGGGACAGCTGATGTCCGAGGCGTTCAACTCGACCCTGCACATCTCCTTCGATGTGCGCGGTGGTCTGCTGATCCGGCAGATCCACCACTGGGCGGCGCTGATCTTCCTCGCCGGCATGTTCGTGCACATGATGCGCGTGTTCTTCACGGGTGCGTTCCGCAAGCCGCGTGAGGTCAACTGGGTGTTCGGCTTCCTGCTGTTCGTCCTGGGCATGTTCACCGGCTTCACCGGTTACTCGCTCCCGGACGACCTGCTGTCCGGCACCGGTGTCCGCTTCATGGAGGGCGCGGTCCTGTCCGTGCCGATCGTGGGCACGTACCTGTCGTTCTTCCTCTTCGGCGGCGAGTTCCCGGGCGGCGACTTCGTGGCCCGCTTCTACTCGGTGCACGTCCTGCTGCTGCCGGGCATCATGCTCGGCCTGGTCGTCGGCCACCTGATCCTGGTCTTCTACCACAAGCACACGCAGTTCGCGGGCCCCGGAAAGACGAACAACAACGTCGTCGGCATGCCGCTGCTGCCGGTCTACATGGCCAAGGCCGGAGGCTTCTTCTTCCTGGTCTTCGGTGTCATCGCGGCCATCGCGGCGATCGCCTCGATCAACCCGATCTGGGCCATCGGCCCCTACCGTCCGGACCAGGTCTCCACGGGCGCCCAGCCCGACTGGTACATGGGCTTCTCCGAGGGCCTGATCCGTGTCATGCCGGGCTGGGAGGTCAACGTCTGGGGTCACACGCTCGTCCTGGGTGTGTTCATCCCGCTGGTGATCTTCCCGCTGGTCCTGGTCTCGATCGCGGTCTACCCGTTCATCGAGTCCTGGGTCACCGGCGACAAGCGCGAGCACCACATCCTGGACCGCCCGCGCAACGTCCCGACCCGGACCGCGTTCGGTGCCGCCTGGATCAGCTGGTACTTCGTTCTGCTCGTCGGTGGTGGCAATGACCTCTGGGCCACGCACTTCCACCTGTCGATCAACTCGATCACCTGGTTCGTCCGGATCGCGTTCTTCGTCGTGCCGGTGCTCGTCTTCATCGCCACCAAGCGGATCTGCCTCGGCCTCCAGCGCCGCGACCGGGACAAGGTGCTGCACGGCCGCGAGTCGGGCATCATCAAGCGCCTGCCGCACGGTGAGTTCATCGAGGTGCACGAGCCGCTCAGCCAGGACGCGCTGCACACCCTCACCGCGCACGAGCAGTACAAGCCGGCCGAGATCGGCCCGACGGTCGACGAGAACGGTGTCGAGCGCAAGGTCAAGGGCACGCAGAGGCTGCGCGCCAAGCTCAGCAAGGGCTACTACGGGGACAACAACCAGATCCCCAAGCCCACGGTCGAGGAGTACAAGGAGATCACGAGCGGCCACGGCCACCACTGA